The Tripterygium wilfordii isolate XIE 37 chromosome 17, ASM1340144v1, whole genome shotgun sequence genome has a window encoding:
- the LOC119982465 gene encoding exocyst complex component EXO70A1-like, which produces MEQPPESGSGSGLVFEEAEKIILRWDSTASEEAREKMIFDCDRDEVNRYLQAVDEIQRSMSTASISSTSEDQKSNNKVNNSATIQIAMARLEDEFRNILLIHTTPIEADSLTDPSSSYSFHSTDESLDESLSFGETFDARVKQQQEDEEQQREGISADSSSFSHSSYRSTSCIREIDLIPEEAINDLQCIAGRMISAGYLRECIQVYGSVRKSAVDASFRRLGIEKLSIGDIQRLEWDALETKIRRWIRAAKICIRILFASEKKLCEQIFEGIGTAIDDACFMETIKGPAIQLFNFAEAISISRRSPEKLFKILDLHDALMDLIPDIEVVFDSKSSDSIRVQAAEILSRLAEAVRGILSEFENAVLREPSRVPVPGGTIHPLTRYVMNYISLISDYKQTLIELIVSKPSAGSRYSGDPTTPDMDFAELEARTPLALHLIWIIVILQFNLDGKSKHYKDASISNLFMMNNVHYIVQKVKGSPELREMIGDDYLRKLTGQFRQAATSYQRATWVKVLYCLRDEGLHVSGSFSSGVSKSALRERFKTFNAMFEEVHRTEATWLVPDSQLREELRISISEKLIPAYRSFLGRFRSHIESGKHPENYIKYSVEDLEDAVLDFFEGYPVSQHLRRRSQ; this is translated from the coding sequence atggaGCAACCGCCGGAGAGTGGAAGTGGGAGTGGTTTGGTGTTTGAAGAGGCGGAGAAGATAATATTAAGGTGGGATTCTACCGCATCGGAGGAAGCTAGGGAGAAGATGATCTTCGATTGCGATCGCGATGAGGTCAACCGATACTTACAGGCCGTCGATGAAATTCAACGCTCCATGTCCACCGCTTCCATTTCTTCAACTTCGGAGGATCAGAAAAGCAACAACAAGGTTAATAACTCCGCCACCATCCAGATCGCCATGGCTCGATTGGAGGACGAGTTCCGTAACATCCTTCTCATACATACTACTCCAATCGAGGCCGACTCTCTCACTGATCCTTCAAGCTCCTACTCCTTCCACTCCACCGACGAGTCGCTTGATGAGAGCTTAAGTTTCGGTGAGACTTTCGATGCGAGGGTGAAACAACAGcaggaagatgaagaacaacAACGAGAAGGAATATCTGCGGATTCGTCAAGTTTCAGTCACTCGAGTTACCGATCCACGAGTTGTATTCGCGAGATCGATCTGATTCCAGAGGAAGCAATTAACGACTTGCAGTGCATCGCCGGACGCATGATCTCTGCTGGGTACTTGCGGGAGTGTATCCAGGTGTACGGGAGTGTTAGGAAATCTGCCGTGGACGCCAGCTTTCGAAGGCTTGGTATCGAGAAGTTGAGTATTGGAGACATTCAGAGGCTCGAATGGGACGCCTTGGAAACTAAGATTAGGCGCTGGATACGTGCTGCAAAGATCTGCATAAGGATTTTGTTCGCAAGCGAAAAGAAGCTCTGCGAACAGATCTTTGAAGGGATTGGTACTGCCATTGACGATGCTTGTTTTATGGAGACGATTAAGGGTCCCGCAATTCAGCTCTTCAATTTTGCTGAGGCTATAAGTATAAGCAGGAGATCAccggagaagttgttcaagattCTGGACTTACATGATGCTTTGATGGACCTTATACCTGATATTGAAGTTGTATTCGATTCGAAATCGTCCGATTCCATTCGGGTCCAGGCGGCTGAGATTCTGTCCAGGTTAGCCGAGGCAGTGAGAGGGATTTTGTCAGAGTTTGAGAATGCTGTGCTGCGTGAGCCTTCCAGGGTTCCTGTGCCCGGAGGGACTATACATCCCTTGACTAGGTATGTGATGAACTACATAAGTTTGATCTCTGATTACAAACAGACTTTGATTGAGCTTATTGTGTCAAAACCATCGGCTGGTTCGAGATATTCAGGCGATCCAACAACCCCGGATATGGATTTTGCTGAATTAGAGGCGAGAACTCCCTTAGCACTTCATTTGATTTGGATTATTGTGATTTTGCAATTCAATTTGGATGGCAAGTCTAAACATTACAAAGATGCATCAATATCAAATCTCTTTATGATGAACAATGTTCACTATATAGTTCAAAAGGTGAAAGGGTCACCAGAATTGAGAGAAATGATTGGGGATGATTATTTGAGGAAGCTAACAGGGCAATTCAGGCAGGCAGCAACCAGCTACCAGAGAGCAACATGGGTGAAGGTTTTGTATTGTCTAAGAGATGAGGGGTTACATGTGAGTGGGAGTTTCTCATCTGGGGTGTCAAAGAGTGCATTGAGAGAGAGGTTTAAGACCTTCAATGCTATGTTTGAGGAGGTTCATAGGACTGAAGCTACATGGCTTGTACCGGATTCTCAGCTTAGGGAAGAGCTACGAATATCGATATCGGAGAAGTTGATTCCAGCTTACAGGTCATTTCTCGGGCGGTTCAGGAGCCATATAGAGAGTGGAAAACACCCAGAGAATTACATCAAGTACTCAGTTGAGGATTTAGAGGATGCTGTCTTGGATTTTTTTGAGGGATACCCTGTATCCCAGCACTTAAGGAGGAGGTCTCAGTGA